One genomic window of Hemitrygon akajei chromosome 1, sHemAka1.3, whole genome shotgun sequence includes the following:
- the LOC140735860 gene encoding VIP36-like protein isoform X3, whose product MSSVWRLPDARQPEGGLILGGPGIGMGIKCLTTGLGASSSGTFWDISGNTMVTAQYVRLTPDLQSKQGAIWNRVACLMRDWEMQIHFKIHGQGKKNLNGDGFAVWYTKDRMQPGSVFGSKDLFTGLGVFLDTYPNEEKLHESKKRRYTPSTQRIFPYISAMVNNGSLSYDHSRDGRPTTIGGCTALVRNLNHDTFVVIRYLKRRLTVMIDIDGKNEWKDCIDIPGVRLPLGYYFGASSATGDLTDNHDIISVKVYQLTVERAPGEEEEVEEEEVLIPSVDNFILQGDDPDSEPMSGVTLFFISFFSLVGLMVLAVIGVIVFQKWQEQSRKRFY is encoded by the exons GTTTGGGAGCTTCAAGTTCCGGTACTTTCTGGGATATCTCTGGAAACACGATGGTGACTGCTCAGTATGTACGGCTCACTCCTGACCTGCAGAGTAAACAGGGAGCGATCTGGAACCGTGTA GCCTGCCTGATGAGAGACTGGGAGATGCAGATACATTTCAAAATCCATGGACAAGGAAAGAAGAATCTGAATGGGGATGGGTTCGCAGTTTGGTACACCAAAGATCGCATGCAACCAG GTTCAGTATTTGGAAGTAAAGATCTCTTTACTGGACTCGGAGTATTCCTGGATACTTACCCAAACGAAGAGAAACTGCACGAG TCTAAGAAGAGGAGATATACACCTTCCACTCAG CGAATTTTTCCATATATTTCGGCAATGGTGAACAATGGGAGCTTGTCCTACGACCATTCGCGAGATGGTAGGCCCACGACTATTGGAGGATGCACGGCCCTGGTGAGAAATCTCAACCATGACACCTTCGTTGTGATTCGGTACTTGAAGAGAAGGCTCACG GTTATGATTGATATTGACGGCAAGAATGAATGGAAAGACTGCATCGATATTCCAGGTGTCAGACTGCCGTTGGGCTATTACTTCGGCGCTTCTTCTGCCACTGGAGACTTGACGG ATAATCACgacatcatttcagttaaggTCTATCAACTAACGGTGGAGAGGGCacctggagaggaggaggaggtggaagAAGAAGAGGTGTTAATTCCCAGCGTGGACAACTTCATCCTGCAAGGAG ATGATCCAGATTCTGAGCCGATGAGTGGCGTAACACTGTTCTTCATCAGCTTCTTCTCGCTGGTGGGTCTGATGGTGCTTGCTGTGATCGGAGTCATTGTCTTCCAGAAATGGCAGGAGCAGAGCCGCAAGCGCTTCTACTGA